The following are encoded together in the Neomonachus schauinslandi chromosome 15, ASM220157v2, whole genome shotgun sequence genome:
- the LOC110570447 gene encoding protein CD300H-like, with translation MWLPLALLLVCVPGSLSLSGPSTVMGIVGGSLRVQCRYEEKYKTFTKYWCRQPCLPLWNQIVAARGSEEKMRSGRVSIVDHSGDLTFTVTLENLTEDDAGKYRCGIATMLHEEGLHGFLPDLFFQVQVFVSPRSLFGSVHFLLLILLKVPLFLIMLSAVLWVNRPQWAICGAQSRPDEDNLRPSLSIDILSRDTATQTRGGRTSDPKPSITSHLIAKNW, from the exons GCTCTTTGTCTCTGAGTGGCCCCAGCACTGTGATGGGCATCGTGGGGGGATCCCTGAGAGTGCAGTGTCGGTACGAGGAGAAATACAAGACATTTACCAAATACTGGTGCCGACAACCATGCTTGCCACTTTGGAACCAGATTGTGGCCGCCAGAGGGTCTGAAGAAAAGATGAGGAGTGGCCGCGTGTCCATCGTGGACCATTCTGGAGACCTCACCTTCACAGTGACCTTGGAGAACCTCACTGAAGATGATGCAGGAAAATACAGGTGTGGGATTGCAACAATGCTGCATGAAGAAGGACTCCATGGTTTCCTGCCTGACCTTTTTTTCCAGGTTCAAGTGTTTGTTTCCCCCAG GTCCCTGTTTGGCAGCGTCCACTTCCTACTCCTCATTCTCCTGAAGGTGCCCCTGTTTCTGATTATGCTCAGTGCCGTCCTCTGGGTTAACAGGCCTCAGTGGGCAATTTGTGGGGCACAGAGTCGGCCTGATGAAGACAACCTGCGGCCCTCCTTGAGCATCGATATCCTGTCCAGAGACACCGCCACTCAGACTAGAGGAGGAAGAACTTCTGACCCCAAACCTTCTATCACTTCTCACCTTATTGCCAAaaactggtaa